The Nitrospira sp. genome contains a region encoding:
- a CDS encoding response regulator transcription factor gives MKGELIIMAKATAKPRPRKSLADLEPPPRVKRPESLTSREQEILELIWAGFKNKEIGQRLKISVKTVEAHRANMMKKMRVSNTAQLLKTAIQGGALRIR, from the coding sequence ATGAAAGGAGAACTCATCATCATGGCTAAAGCGACTGCGAAGCCTCGGCCTCGGAAATCTCTTGCCGACCTTGAGCCTCCTCCTCGCGTAAAGCGTCCTGAATCGCTCACGTCACGCGAACAGGAAATTCTGGAATTGATATGGGCAGGATTTAAGAACAAGGAGATCGGTCAACGCTTGAAGATCAGCGTGAAGACCGTCGAGGCACACCGCGCCAATATGATGAAGAAAATGCGGGTATCGAATACCGCTCAATTACTGAAGACCGCGATCCAGGGGGGCGCGCTCAGAATCCGGTAG